From a single Okeanomitos corallinicola TIOX110 genomic region:
- a CDS encoding cobalamin biosynthesis protein, with amino-acid sequence MKLQLLSPVVLWIGIGCQKGISLQLIGAGIEQICQKYQLFYHDIAGIATIDIKASEFGLREFCRVNNLPLKTFTAEVLASVCVPNPNTKLTATVGTPSVAEASAIIAASQITSDIKLLVPKQIFRLPGEVGAVTIAVAAITK; translated from the coding sequence GTGAAATTACAGTTATTATCACCAGTGGTTTTATGGATAGGTATTGGTTGTCAAAAAGGAATTTCTTTACAATTAATTGGTGCGGGTATTGAACAGATTTGTCAAAAATACCAACTTTTTTATCATGACATAGCAGGTATTGCCACTATTGATATCAAAGCTTCAGAATTTGGTTTAAGAGAATTTTGTCGAGTTAATAATTTACCCTTAAAAACCTTCACAGCAGAAGTGTTAGCAAGTGTTTGCGTTCCTAATCCTAATACCAAACTTACTGCAACAGTGGGAACACCAAGTGTAGCAGAAGCATCAGCTATTATTGCTGCATCGCAAATTACATCAGATATAAAGTTATTAGTTCCTAAGCAAATTTTTCGTTTACCAGGAGAAGTAGGAGCGGTAACAATTGCTGTTGCAGCAATTACTAAATAA
- a CDS encoding permease, whose product MINQLNNGFTIFLSLLVEAMPFLLLGVLFSSLLLFFVDERKLVEMMPRNPLLGALVGSMIGFLFPVCECGNVPVARRLLMQGVPTPVAIGFLLAAPTINPIVIWATWTAFRDQPEIVVLRVLLSLIIATTIGFVFSFQKDLSPYLQPTIVRYLKFNPPPTPETKRTKKRPLVEQEPTVNILQSGNYILGGKAGISTRIGATYNQSNVTPVNANKTIKDKLLLVLDNVVQELRELGGVMIIGSAIAASIQVLAPRELILSLGASPVTSILAMLVLAAVVSICSTVDSFFALSFASTFTSGSLLAFLVFGPMIDIKGVGLMLSIFKPKALFYLFALAGQLAFLSTLFLNLHVM is encoded by the coding sequence ATGATAAATCAACTGAACAATGGTTTCACTATATTTCTGAGTCTGCTAGTCGAGGCGATGCCTTTTTTACTGCTAGGTGTATTATTTTCCAGTTTGCTCTTGTTTTTCGTTGATGAACGCAAATTGGTAGAAATGATGCCCAGAAATCCACTACTGGGAGCATTAGTGGGTAGTATGATTGGGTTTTTGTTTCCTGTATGTGAGTGTGGTAATGTACCTGTGGCACGAAGATTATTGATGCAGGGAGTACCCACACCAGTAGCAATTGGATTTTTACTAGCAGCACCAACAATTAACCCCATTGTCATTTGGGCAACTTGGACAGCATTCCGAGATCAACCGGAAATAGTAGTTTTGAGAGTCTTACTATCCCTGATAATTGCTACTACTATTGGTTTTGTATTCAGTTTTCAAAAAGATTTAAGTCCTTACTTGCAACCTACAATTGTTCGTTATCTTAAATTTAATCCCCCGCCTACACCAGAAACAAAACGAACGAAAAAACGCCCACTGGTAGAACAAGAGCCAACTGTGAATATTTTGCAATCAGGAAATTACATTCTTGGCGGTAAGGCAGGTATATCTACAAGAATAGGTGCAACATATAACCAGAGTAATGTCACACCGGTTAATGCAAATAAAACTATCAAAGATAAACTTCTCCTAGTCTTAGATAATGTAGTTCAAGAATTACGGGAATTAGGAGGAGTAATGATTATAGGTAGCGCAATCGCCGCCTCAATTCAAGTGTTAGCACCCCGTGAATTAATTCTCAGTTTGGGAGCTAGTCCTGTGACATCAATTCTGGCTATGTTGGTACTAGCCGCAGTAGTATCAATCTGTTCCACTGTTGATTCTTTCTTTGCTCTCTCTTTCGCTTCAACTTTTACCAGTGGTTCTTTACTAGCATTTCTTGTATTTGGTCCGATGATTGATATTAAGGGTGTAGGTTTGATGTTATCAATCTTTAAACCCAAGGCCTTGTTTTATCTATTTGCTTTAGCTGGACAGTTGGCATTCTTATCTACCCTTTTCTTAAACTTGCACGTTATGTAA
- a CDS encoding phage holin family protein, translating into MKHFLLTWLGTAIALLITSQIVSGFIIKTLTAALVAAIIIGLVNAVIRPILGFLAFPITLITFGLFTFVINAVTLWIASAITPGSGFEIQGFIPAFLGSIVLSVVSSLINYILRVGD; encoded by the coding sequence ATGAAACACTTTTTATTAACTTGGTTAGGTACGGCGATCGCATTATTAATTACGTCCCAAATAGTCTCAGGTTTTATTATTAAAACCTTGACTGCGGCTTTAGTTGCTGCTATTATCATCGGCTTGGTAAATGCTGTCATCCGCCCAATTTTGGGTTTTTTAGCATTTCCCATTACTTTAATTACCTTTGGTTTATTTACTTTTGTCATTAATGCTGTGACTCTGTGGATAGCAAGTGCTATTACTCCCGGTTCAGGTTTTGAAATCCAGGGTTTTATACCTGCTTTTCTTGGTTCTATAGTTTTGTCAGTTGTTTCCAGTCTTATCAATTATATTTTGCGTGTAGGTGATTAG
- a CDS encoding DUF697 domain-containing protein gives MLNSWHDSIVQVGEFGLLSALAVGGGLWLINKNSPQITEHLNDLVVDRESVEKAITKTKCVINQLAQEAVNHPTLTTLREKLAQLPLELERQEIQIVVTGGKSVGKSTVIKTLHNAVGLSKHSLHFSETSPLFAELSENSDAVILSELQKSDVVLFLTNGDLTDSEFQVLQQLNAVKLPTLLVFNKQDQYIAEERATILQSLQTRTAGNVVATAVSPLAVKVRKHEADGSVNEWMEQPAPNIQDLTQQLGEILAKQTQQIVCKTTLRKVLLLKSEAKNCLNQIRRDRSNPIIEQNQWIAAAAAFANPVPALDILATAAINAQMVMDLGNIYQQKISWEQAQQVAGTMGSLMLKLGLVELSTRAVTGILKTNFVTFVAGGVVEGISAAYLTRIAGLSLVAYFEQQEIALETGNGLNLEKLRQVLQTVFQQNQKIAVLEAFVKQGVKRLLPESKSVEVVG, from the coding sequence ATGTTAAACAGCTGGCATGATTCAATAGTTCAAGTGGGAGAGTTTGGCCTGTTGAGTGCTTTAGCTGTTGGTGGAGGTTTGTGGTTAATTAACAAAAATAGCCCACAAATCACTGAACATCTCAATGATTTAGTTGTAGATAGAGAGTCTGTAGAAAAAGCAATTACTAAAACCAAATGTGTCATTAACCAACTTGCACAAGAAGCAGTCAACCACCCAACCTTAACAACTCTACGGGAAAAACTGGCTCAGTTACCCTTAGAGTTAGAGAGACAAGAAATTCAAATTGTTGTTACTGGTGGTAAGTCAGTAGGTAAAAGTACAGTTATTAAAACTCTTCACAATGCAGTGGGTTTATCTAAACATTCTCTGCATTTTTCGGAAACATCACCTTTATTTGCAGAACTAAGTGAAAATTCCGATGCAGTCATATTATCAGAACTGCAAAAATCTGATGTCGTCTTGTTTCTTACCAATGGAGATTTGACAGATTCGGAATTTCAGGTTTTGCAACAATTAAATGCAGTCAAACTGCCAACATTACTGGTTTTTAATAAACAAGATCAGTACATTGCCGAGGAACGAGCTACGATTTTACAATCTTTGCAAACAAGAACTGCTGGTAATGTAGTTGCAACTGCTGTTTCTCCTTTAGCTGTAAAAGTGAGAAAACATGAAGCTGATGGTTCTGTTAATGAGTGGATGGAACAACCAGCACCAAATATTCAAGATTTGACACAACAGTTGGGGGAAATATTAGCAAAACAAACACAGCAAATAGTTTGTAAAACTACTCTGCGGAAAGTGCTGTTACTCAAATCTGAGGCGAAAAACTGTTTAAATCAGATCAGACGCGATCGCTCTAACCCTATCATAGAACAAAATCAGTGGATAGCTGCTGCTGCTGCCTTTGCTAACCCAGTTCCCGCCTTAGATATATTAGCAACTGCGGCTATTAATGCTCAAATGGTAATGGATTTGGGTAATATTTATCAACAAAAAATATCCTGGGAACAGGCTCAACAAGTGGCTGGAACTATGGGAAGCTTGATGTTGAAGTTAGGTTTAGTAGAATTATCTACTAGAGCAGTTACAGGTATTCTCAAAACTAATTTTGTCACCTTTGTAGCTGGAGGAGTAGTTGAAGGTATAAGTGCTGCTTACTTAACTAGAATTGCTGGTTTAAGTTTAGTTGCATATTTTGAACAGCAAGAAATAGCACTAGAAACAGGTAATGGTTTAAACTTAGAAAAATTACGCCAAGTTTTACAAACAGTATTCCAACAAAATCAGAAAATTGCTGTTTTGGAAGCTTTTGTGAAACAAGGTGTAAAACGTTTATTACCAGAATCGAAGTCAGTTGAAGTTGTGGGATAG
- a CDS encoding exosortase-dependent surface protein XDP2, with protein sequence MKIKNALISISLLFAGVAVNTNSAQAAGFVSNITYTDPTNDVTLNSITQNGTTFNDFSFVNRTIIQYNTPRTDDSNSGAASTDRGDNVYTPELPEETPAAEAITAFLGTDNLNNIIDTEDVGSFILDVFFDREIVQDNSGLDSLFFWERGMNSDLGIQALDASGNVIGDFKRITETRIGSNYAGFQINTSEIDEPQSVGAWGVNLNELGVGRLSGLRLTADETFNGPDFKLIARSGNTATVPEPTTILGLGAVAAMTFLRRRQRMLQK encoded by the coding sequence ATGAAAATTAAGAATGCTTTGATTTCTATCAGTTTACTGTTTGCTGGTGTTGCAGTTAATACAAATTCTGCTCAAGCCGCAGGTTTTGTGAGCAACATAACTTATACAGATCCTACTAACGATGTAACATTGAATTCCATTACCCAAAATGGGACAACATTCAATGATTTCTCTTTTGTAAACAGAACTATTATCCAGTACAATACACCAAGGACAGATGATTCCAACAGTGGTGCCGCTAGTACAGATAGAGGTGATAATGTCTATACACCAGAATTACCTGAAGAAACTCCTGCCGCTGAAGCCATCACAGCATTTTTAGGAACTGATAACTTAAATAATATTATTGATACTGAAGATGTTGGCTCTTTCATACTTGACGTATTCTTTGATAGGGAGATCGTACAAGATAACTCAGGATTAGATAGTCTGTTTTTCTGGGAACGGGGGATGAATAGTGATCTGGGTATTCAAGCCTTGGATGCTAGTGGAAATGTAATTGGTGATTTCAAAAGAATTACAGAAACACGCATTGGTAGTAACTATGCTGGTTTCCAAATTAATACTTCAGAAATTGATGAACCTCAAAGTGTTGGTGCTTGGGGTGTAAATCTTAACGAATTGGGAGTTGGTAGATTAAGTGGTTTACGACTCACGGCTGATGAGACTTTTAATGGTCCCGATTTTAAGTTGATTGCTAGAAGCGGAAACACAGCCACAGTACCTGAACCAACTACTATTTTAGGTTTAGGTGCAGTAGCAGCAATGACTTTTCTTCGTCGTCGTCAAAGAATGTTGCAAAAGTAA
- a CDS encoding TIGR03943 family protein yields MASIKNTQSKIKHKLLSWLDVAAITAWGVVMLKYWLTGKLNLLIHPDYFWLVISGGTGLLIIGFLKGVQVWKHRRRDQPPDNQQHINIFPPGWSSALLLTTAILGLMITPRVFASQTALERGVTDLLGATRSQPQSFRATVRPEERSLIDWIRTLNVYPEPDDHAGKKVKVQGFVIHPPELDQEHLVLARFVITCCAADAYPVGLPVQLPDSRDKYPPDSWLEVEGQMITENVANKRQLTIKATSLQEIPQPKNPYSY; encoded by the coding sequence ATGGCTTCCATTAAAAATACACAATCAAAAATTAAACATAAATTACTTTCTTGGCTAGATGTGGCAGCAATTACAGCTTGGGGAGTTGTGATGCTCAAATACTGGCTAACAGGTAAACTCAATTTATTGATTCACCCGGATTACTTTTGGTTAGTAATTTCCGGTGGTACTGGTTTGCTGATCATTGGTTTTTTAAAAGGTGTGCAGGTGTGGAAACATCGCCGTCGTGATCAACCACCCGATAATCAACAGCATATCAATATATTTCCCCCTGGTTGGAGTAGTGCTTTATTGCTAACAACCGCTATTTTAGGACTTATGATCACCCCTCGCGTTTTTGCCTCTCAGACAGCTTTGGAAAGAGGTGTCACCGATTTACTAGGGGCAACTCGCTCCCAACCTCAATCATTTCGTGCTACTGTTCGCCCAGAGGAGCGATCGCTTATAGATTGGATACGCACATTGAATGTTTATCCAGAACCTGATGATCATGCAGGTAAAAAAGTTAAAGTCCAAGGATTTGTGATCCATCCCCCAGAATTAGATCAAGAACATTTAGTATTGGCAAGATTTGTAATTACTTGTTGCGCTGCGGATGCCTATCCTGTAGGTTTACCTGTTCAACTACCAGATAGTCGAGATAAGTACCCACCAGATAGCTGGTTGGAAGTGGAAGGACAGATGATTACAGAAAATGTAGCCAATAAACGTCAACTCACTATTAAGGCTACATCCCTGCAAGAAATTCCCCAACCCAAAAATCCCTACAGTTATTAG
- a CDS encoding Ig-like domain-containing protein: MIKSYKSFQALDRVAIAMMLFLSILISLMIWQGDAVRPIVRNFTWENKRIGAEDTAFSLTFSRPMDTKSVEENLKVCPVENKQETENFQDCPVLPGKISWAGRRMVYTLVAPAPYGTEYTVTLQGARDKFSETESKKREIQPFIGNFSSRNRALTYIGADEEYQGKLVLYNLTKEEKKVLTPKDLIVMDFEPFPNGEKIIFSARSSQNPDLLSAQIYTVTTGITYNTDKEPESPGKIDLILDNKDYQNLKFDLSPDGQTIVIQRGKRDNPGDFGLWYISMAENSNREKPTANRLQSQPGGDFLITPDSKAVAVAQGQGTAIISLEGDTSKPLDFLPQFGLVQAFAKNGSQAAMVKFNTDYTRDLFLVTNQGTQKQLLKTTGSILGCHFDPASPTIYCLLTQLVSQEQYIEQPYLVAINLKTLEQKPLLMLPPAQRNVQMSLAPDGLGILFDQIVEIEDNTKLPANFLKTDDGAPIATSSLWLMPLLPSGDQAELEIKPEQLPLIGFHPHWLP, from the coding sequence ATGATCAAATCATATAAATCTTTTCAAGCATTAGATCGTGTGGCGATCGCCATGATGCTCTTCCTGAGCATACTGATTAGTTTGATGATCTGGCAAGGTGATGCAGTCAGACCTATAGTTCGCAATTTTACCTGGGAAAATAAACGCATCGGCGCTGAGGATACAGCTTTTAGTCTGACCTTTAGCCGTCCTATGGACACTAAAAGCGTAGAAGAAAATTTAAAAGTATGTCCTGTAGAGAACAAACAAGAAACAGAAAACTTCCAAGATTGCCCAGTGCTACCAGGTAAAATTAGTTGGGCAGGACGCAGAATGGTTTATACCCTAGTAGCTCCAGCACCCTATGGTACAGAATATACAGTAACCTTGCAGGGAGCAAGAGACAAATTTTCGGAAACAGAATCAAAAAAGAGAGAAATACAGCCGTTTATAGGTAACTTCAGTAGCAGAAACCGCGCTCTTACTTACATAGGAGCAGATGAAGAATATCAAGGCAAGTTGGTACTCTACAACCTCACCAAAGAAGAAAAAAAGGTACTGACACCCAAAGATTTGATTGTGATGGATTTTGAACCATTTCCCAATGGAGAGAAAATCATATTTTCTGCTCGTTCTTCCCAAAATCCTGACCTGCTTTCAGCCCAAATATACACAGTCACCACAGGTATTACTTACAACACAGATAAAGAACCAGAATCACCAGGAAAAATTGACCTAATTTTAGATAATAAAGACTATCAAAACCTGAAATTTGACCTATCCCCCGATGGACAAACAATAGTTATTCAAAGGGGAAAAAGAGATAATCCTGGGGATTTTGGACTCTGGTATATATCAATGGCTGAGAATAGCAACAGAGAAAAACCCACGGCCAACCGCTTACAAAGCCAACCAGGAGGAGACTTTCTGATCACACCTGATAGTAAAGCGGTAGCAGTTGCCCAAGGACAAGGAACAGCAATTATATCCTTAGAAGGAGATACCAGCAAACCTCTGGATTTTCTGCCGCAATTTGGCTTAGTTCAAGCCTTTGCTAAAAATGGTTCTCAAGCGGCAATGGTCAAATTTAACACTGACTACACCAGAGATTTATTTTTGGTGACCAATCAAGGAACGCAAAAACAACTCTTAAAAACTACAGGTTCAATCCTTGGTTGTCATTTTGATCCTGCTTCACCAACTATCTATTGCTTGTTAACACAACTGGTATCACAAGAACAATACATAGAACAGCCTTATTTAGTCGCAATTAATCTCAAAACCCTGGAACAAAAACCATTGTTAATGTTGCCTCCTGCCCAAAGAAATGTACAAATGAGTTTAGCACCGGACGGTTTAGGTATCTTGTTTGATCAGATAGTGGAAATAGAAGATAATACAAAATTACCAGCTAACTTCTTAAAAACTGATGATGGAGCGCCAATTGCCACCAGCAGTCTGTGGTTAATGCCTTTGTTACCCAGTGGAGATCAAGCAGAACTGGAAATCAAGCCAGAACAATTACCCCTGATTGGGTTTCATCCTCACTGGCTACCCTAA
- a CDS encoding peptidoglycan-binding domain-containing protein, translated as MKLSLTKNITDYAKKNHYYSLLLLSSTSLLFSLSTLPSLAAPLELAQAVAVSKINRPNLQIGSKGERVIELQAALKLLGFYTGAVDGSYQENTARAVYQFKQAAGLIPNTVVDAITWQRLFPNVSTVAINQPVSPIQPTASSSFTVPTQPSINRNNTTVIPKPKPTIPPSTIPKKTTTPPNNPKNSFQPTPTNKQNPNIQYTPAGWPILRLGNSGAEVIKLQTLLQTLGFLKGSIDGDFGVATEAAVKAAQVRYGLQPDGVVGGATWNTFLQRLR; from the coding sequence TGTTACTTTCTTCCACATCTCTACTGTTTTCGCTATCTACTTTACCATCCCTGGCAGCACCTTTAGAACTTGCTCAAGCAGTTGCTGTCAGTAAAATTAACCGTCCTAACTTACAAATTGGTAGCAAAGGTGAACGTGTGATAGAATTGCAAGCCGCACTCAAACTTTTAGGTTTTTACACAGGTGCAGTAGACGGAAGTTATCAAGAAAATACAGCTAGGGCAGTTTACCAGTTTAAACAAGCAGCTGGTTTAATCCCCAATACCGTTGTAGATGCTATTACCTGGCAAAGACTATTTCCTAATGTTTCCACAGTGGCTATAAATCAACCAGTATCACCTATACAACCCACAGCCAGTAGTAGTTTTACAGTTCCCACTCAACCCAGTATCAATAGAAATAATACCACAGTCATCCCTAAACCTAAACCAACTATTCCCCCATCTACCATTCCTAAAAAAACTACAACCCCCCCAAATAACCCTAAAAATAGTTTTCAGCCTACCCCAACTAACAAGCAAAATCCCAACATTCAATATACCCCAGCCGGATGGCCAATTCTGCGTTTAGGTAACAGTGGAGCAGAAGTTATAAAATTACAAACACTTCTACAAACTTTAGGTTTTTTGAAAGGTTCTATAGATGGTGATTTTGGTGTTGCTACAGAAGCAGCTGTGAAAGCAGCTCAAGTTCGTTATGGTTTACAACCAGATGGTGTAGTTGGTGGAGCTACATGGAATACTTTCTTGCAAAGATTACGCTAG